AGATGCGAGGCGGATCGTTCTTGATCGACTCAACACGTTCGCTGACACTTGGGATGAGGTGGCAGAGATTCTGGCCGTCAGGTCGCAGGCAGGCTTGCTGCTGGCCCGACACCCTCTCCGCGCCGCCGACGCCGGACAACTCGGCGCGGCGCTGCTCGTGCAGGAGCAACTTGGTGGCTTTTTGGAGTTCTTGAGCTTGGACCGCCGGCTGTCGGAGGCTGCCGAGCTTGAGGGACTCCGAGTAGCTTGAGCAAACCTCAGGCCCGCCGGCGTTTGATCTCTTCGGCGATGGCGGGGATGACTTCGTGAAGGTCGGCGATGACGGCCCAGTCGGCTTTGACCACCATGTTGGCCTCGGGGTCGATGTTGATGGCCAGGATGTGCTTGCTGGCCTTGGCCCCCACCCAGTGCTGGATGGCGCCGGAGATGCCCGAGGCGATGTAGATCTCAGGGGTGATGCGGGTGCCGGTTTGACCCACCTGATCGGAGTGGGGTCGCCAGCCGTTGTTGGTCACCGCCCGGCTGCAACCCACCCGGCCGCCCAACATGGCAGCCAATTCCTCAAGCGGGGCAAACGCCTCCGGCGAGCCCACGCCCCGGCCGCCGCCGATCACCACCGGTGCGGTCGACAGGGTGACTCCGGCCTCCAATACCACCCGGTCTTTGACCATGGTGCGGGCCAGCGATGGATCCAGTTCGATGTCCACTGCCTCGATTGATGGCGAAGCGGCTGCCTCTGCTCGTTCGGCGGCCAACGTGTGCAAGCCAGTGGTCAATAACGGCCGCTCCGATGCCAACCGGGCGTCTTCTAGCAGCGAGCCGCCCCATTGCTGACGGGTCATGGTCCACTCCCCTGCTCCGCTGTAGGCCTGGACGTCGATGCAGTTGGCCACCATCGGCAGATCGAGTCGGGCGGCCACCTGGGCCATGATCTCGTTGCCCCGCTCGCTGCCCCCGGCCAGCACCGCGCCCGGTTCCAGCCGTCGAATCAATTCGGCCGCTGCCTCTCCCCATGCCTCGGGACCAAAGTCTGCCAGCACGTCGCTGACCACGGTGTAAACCGCCTCAGCGCCGAAGGCCCCGGCTTCGGCCACCAGATCGGCGTCGTCGCCGCCGATCAGCGCAGCATGCAGCGGCACTCCCATCTGGGCGGCCAGGCCGCGCCCGAAGGTCAGCGCCTCCCGGGCGGCCTCGTCCATGGTGCCCCGGTCGTGCTCCAGGACCACCAGCAGCATCACAGCACACCCAACTCTTCGAGCACGTCCACCACTGCGGCGGCTGCCTCGGGGCTGTTGCCCAAGATCTCCGTCTCGGTGACCGTTTCCCGGGGCCGGTGCAACCGCACCAGTGACTGCCCGCCGGGCTGGGCGTCGGAGTTCAACTCGGCGATCTCCAGCTTCTTGGACGCCAGCCGTCCCCGCATGGTCGGATACCGAGGCAGGTTGATGCCCTCCTTGACGCCTACGGCCGCGGGCATGGGCAGCTCGTACACCTCAAACCCGCCGTCGATCTCTCGGCGGGCCCGGACCACGCCATCGCCGGCCTCAGGGGCCACCTCGATGCCCTTGATGCCGTTGACGATGGGACGGCCCAAGGCGTAGGCCACCCGCACCCCCACCTGAAAGCCCCCCGAGTCGGCTGACTCGTTGCCGAACACCAGCAGGTCGAACGGGCCGTCGGAGGCTTCCAAGCCCTGGATGGCCTCGGTGAGCGCGGCGGCGGTGCGCTGGGGATCCCAGGCCGAGCCGTCGGTGGCCACCAGCACGCCGTGGTGGGCGCCCACCGAGGCGGCATAGCGCAGCTGCTCGGCCGCCTCCGGGGGACCCAGAGTCAACACGGTGACCTCGCCGCCGTGGCGCTCGGTGAGCTGCACTGCCTCCTCCACACCGCACTCCTCATGGGGGCTGGTGGCAAAGCCCAGATGGGCGGCGTCCACGGCCAGGCCGTCGGCGGTCACATTGATCTTGGCCCCGGGCGCCGCCACCCGCTTCACGCAGCACAAGATCCTCATGGCTACTGCCCCGCTAGCTTCTCAACCGAGAGTCGTCGGGGTCGAACACCGCGCCGGTGCCGACCACCCTCACCGGGAACAGCTCGTTCATGTACATCACCTGGAGGTCGGTTCCCGGCTGAGCCAACTCGGCGGGCAGATAGGCCATCAGCAGGTGCCTGTCCACCGACGGCCCCGGCCCCGCGGTGGTCACCCGCGACACCCGCCCGTGGGAGTCGGTGATCCGCTGGCCGTCCTGGGTCAGGATCGGCTCGTTGCCCCCCTGTATGTAGCGCTTGCGGCCCTGGCTG
This window of the bacterium genome carries:
- a CDS encoding electron transfer flavoprotein subunit alpha/FixB family protein — translated: MLLVVLEHDRGTMDEAAREALTFGRGLAAQMGVPLHAALIGGDDADLVAEAGAFGAEAVYTVVSDVLADFGPEAWGEAAAELIRRLEPGAVLAGGSERGNEIMAQVAARLDLPMVANCIDVQAYSGAGEWTMTRQQWGGSLLEDARLASERPLLTTGLHTLAAERAEAAASPSIEAVDIELDPSLARTMVKDRVVLEAGVTLSTAPVVIGGGRGVGSPEAFAPLEELAAMLGGRVGCSRAVTNNGWRPHSDQVGQTGTRITPEIYIASGISGAIQHWVGAKASKHILAINIDPEANMVVKADWAVIADLHEVIPAIAEEIKRRRA
- a CDS encoding electron transfer flavoprotein subunit beta/FixA family protein, with protein sequence MRILCCVKRVAAPGAKINVTADGLAVDAAHLGFATSPHEECGVEEAVQLTERHGGEVTVLTLGPPEAAEQLRYAASVGAHHGVLVATDGSAWDPQRTAAALTEAIQGLEASDGPFDLLVFGNESADSGGFQVGVRVAYALGRPIVNGIKGIEVAPEAGDGVVRARREIDGGFEVYELPMPAAVGVKEGINLPRYPTMRGRLASKKLEIAELNSDAQPGGQSLVRLHRPRETVTETEILGNSPEAAAAVVDVLEELGVL
- a CDS encoding type II toxin-antitoxin system VapC family toxin — protein: MRYWDASALVPLIVSESGTDQTRSWLASDSEIVTWAWTRVEITSALERRTREGALSRDARRIVLDRLNTFADTWDEVAEILAVRSQAGLLLARHPLRAADAGQLGAALLVQEQLGGFLEFLSLDRRLSEAAELEGLRVA